One window of Desulfosoma sp. genomic DNA carries:
- the gyrB gene encoding DNA topoisomerase (ATP-hydrolyzing) subunit B → MEHNTQQWPNVPQDTIHDPASEEYTGDRITVLEGLEPVRKRPSMYIGNVSTEGLHQLVYEVVDNSIDEALAGYCDHIQVTVHLDGSVTVEDNGRGIPVDIHEKEGLPAVEVVMTRLHAGGKFDDAVYKVSGGLHGVGVSVVNALSEFLEVEIRRGGRIYFQRYERGQTKTPLEQIGETRRRGTRVTFKPDPEIFTDTDLSFDILSQRMRELAFLNKGLRIDLIDERTSKEKKFHYEGGLIQFVEYLNRNKEPLHPEVIYIEGKRQDVVIEIALQYNRTYNEKIFTFANNINTREGGSHLVGFKAGLTRSIKQYALQNKVPKPDVERMTGDDVREGLSAVVSVKLREPQFEGQTKTKLGNSDVKGMVETLSYEKLSAFFEENPKVIRAVLDKVLEAMRAREAARKAKELTRRKGILSDHSLPGKLADCQERDPEKSEIFIVEGDSAGGSAKQGRDRRFQAVLPLRGKILNVEKARFDKMLENQEIRTMISALGTGIGQDEFDPAKLRYHKIIIMTDADVDGAHIRTLLLTFFFRMMPDLIERGHLFIAQPPLYRVAAGKKELYLKDDSELEAFLMTRAAEKHQVFLGRREEALSPDRLVKLRKTYAQYEECLERLARKGIRRALLGFLAQSLAHEDFVPEDQSCMERLREALDAAGYAVSHIEMEEEHRGYDLEIWQPTNGQERFRLSYSFLKSVEFRKLLELSKELAVLDERPYRVVTAGGEITLHEPEALFQYLKEEAYKGITVQRYKGLGEMNPEQLWETTMNPESRTLLKVRIDDEYMADELFTTLMGDRVEPRREFIQVNALDFRELDI, encoded by the coding sequence ATGGAGCATAACACGCAACAATGGCCGAATGTGCCGCAAGACACGATTCACGACCCAGCTTCTGAGGAATACACGGGCGACCGCATCACGGTTTTGGAAGGTCTGGAGCCGGTACGCAAGCGCCCTTCCATGTACATCGGCAATGTTTCCACGGAAGGGTTGCATCAGCTCGTCTATGAAGTGGTGGACAACAGTATAGACGAAGCCTTGGCGGGCTATTGCGACCACATTCAGGTAACGGTGCATCTGGACGGCAGCGTGACCGTGGAGGACAACGGGCGGGGTATTCCTGTGGATATTCACGAAAAGGAAGGTCTGCCCGCTGTGGAAGTGGTCATGACCAGGCTGCATGCCGGCGGCAAGTTCGATGATGCTGTCTACAAAGTTTCAGGAGGCCTTCACGGGGTGGGGGTGTCGGTGGTGAACGCTCTCAGCGAATTTCTTGAGGTGGAAATTCGCCGTGGAGGTCGAATCTATTTTCAGAGGTATGAACGGGGTCAGACCAAGACGCCCTTGGAACAGATCGGGGAAACACGCCGAAGAGGCACCCGTGTCACCTTTAAGCCCGATCCAGAAATCTTCACCGATACGGATTTAAGTTTCGATATTTTATCCCAAAGAATGCGGGAGTTGGCTTTCCTTAATAAAGGGCTTCGCATTGACCTTATCGATGAGCGCACGTCCAAGGAAAAAAAGTTCCATTACGAAGGGGGTCTCATTCAGTTTGTTGAATATTTGAACCGAAATAAGGAGCCCCTGCATCCGGAAGTCATTTACATTGAAGGTAAACGCCAGGATGTCGTGATTGAAATAGCACTCCAGTACAATCGTACCTATAACGAAAAAATTTTCACCTTCGCCAATAACATCAATACGCGAGAAGGTGGATCGCATCTTGTGGGTTTTAAGGCGGGGTTGACTCGAAGTATCAAGCAGTATGCCTTGCAAAACAAGGTTCCCAAGCCCGACGTGGAACGCATGACCGGCGACGATGTTCGTGAAGGCCTTTCGGCGGTGGTGAGTGTCAAGCTTCGAGAACCTCAGTTTGAAGGGCAAACCAAGACCAAGCTGGGCAACAGTGACGTCAAGGGCATGGTGGAAACCTTGAGCTATGAGAAGCTCAGCGCCTTTTTTGAGGAAAACCCGAAGGTCATTCGCGCCGTCTTGGACAAGGTTCTGGAAGCCATGCGCGCTCGCGAAGCCGCTCGAAAGGCCAAGGAACTGACCCGGCGCAAAGGCATTCTCAGTGACCATTCCCTGCCTGGAAAACTGGCCGATTGTCAAGAAAGGGATCCGGAAAAAAGCGAAATTTTCATTGTGGAAGGGGATTCCGCAGGAGGATCCGCCAAGCAGGGGCGGGATCGAAGGTTTCAGGCGGTGCTTCCTTTGCGTGGCAAGATTCTCAACGTGGAAAAGGCCAGGTTTGATAAGATGCTGGAAAACCAGGAAATTCGCACCATGATTTCGGCTCTGGGAACCGGCATCGGGCAGGATGAATTTGATCCGGCAAAGCTCCGTTACCATAAAATCATTATCATGACAGACGCCGATGTGGACGGTGCTCACATCCGCACACTGCTTCTCACCTTCTTTTTCCGTATGATGCCGGACCTCATCGAGCGAGGCCATCTCTTCATCGCGCAGCCCCCTCTGTACCGTGTGGCCGCCGGCAAGAAAGAACTCTACCTCAAGGACGACTCGGAGCTGGAGGCCTTTTTGATGACGCGTGCTGCGGAAAAGCACCAGGTGTTCTTAGGGCGGCGGGAGGAGGCCTTAAGCCCGGATCGACTGGTGAAACTGCGAAAGACTTATGCCCAGTACGAAGAATGTCTGGAACGTCTGGCTCGAAAGGGGATTCGCCGTGCCTTGCTGGGATTTCTGGCTCAAAGCCTGGCCCACGAAGATTTCGTTCCCGAGGACCAATCCTGCATGGAAAGACTTCGAGAAGCTTTGGATGCGGCCGGGTATGCCGTGTCTCACATTGAGATGGAAGAGGAACACCGCGGTTATGATCTGGAGATCTGGCAACCCACAAACGGCCAGGAAAGGTTTCGGTTAAGCTATAGCTTTCTGAAATCTGTGGAATTTCGAAAGCTTTTGGAGCTTTCCAAGGAACTGGCTGTTTTGGATGAACGACCCTATCGAGTGGTCACCGCGGGTGGAGAGATAACGCTTCATGAGCCCGAGGCTTTGTTCCAGTACCTCAAGGAAGAGGCTTATAAAGGCATCACGGTGCAGCGTTACAAAGGTCTTGGGGAAATGAACCCGGAACAGCTTTGGGAAACAACCATGAACCCTGAAAGTCGCACCCTTTTGAAAGTGCGTATCGATGATGAGTACATGGCCGACGAGCTGTTTACGACGCTCATGGGAGATCGTGTGGAGCCCCGTCGCGAGTTTATTCAGGTGAACGCTTTAGACTTTCGAGAGTTGGATATCTGA